From Armatimonadota bacterium, one genomic window encodes:
- the selB gene encoding selenocysteine-specific translation elongation factor — MSKLIGTAGHVDHGKTTLIQALTGIDTDRLPEEKRRGLTIDIGFAYIDLPEVGRVSIVDVPGHERFLTNMLVGALGIDVALLCVAADESVMPQTVEHFQILELLPVQRLVVAVTRADLADSDMIDFTSEEVAELLAPTRFKDSPIIPVSAKEGSGLDELRQELARAFKSAPEAAAASWYLPIDRVFTVKGHGAVVTGTLAQGNVETGARAVVIPGDLHARIRSIHSHDESLEVGNRGSRTALNLSGVKAEDLHRGQAVGSPGVLFETELFDANVRWLNPPRHSERVRVSIGADEVIARAFLNDYESDLVQLRCERPVAAAKGQPLIIRKYSPPRLLGGGTVTVPEAVLRRKSAQIETVDEGLDEAEAIITLVGRAPHGLDTADVCRLVGKSQQALGGVFEKLKEEGKLVGFAGLWFVPDRFSESVSLFLNALRSIHEREPTKLNHSRELAVKSAGLPWLGKPLDRIIAHLAARGDLRVAGTNVALAAFEVKLSDRQAALLARVAQELEGAGVSVPNARAIAESLVVPVQAVEQIIGVGLEAGELVRVGDGLFYTKRQIQQVTEKVRENFADKKFTASEFRGMLGTSRKYAIPLLEFLDARGVTKRFGDTRVVN; from the coding sequence ATGTCGAAGTTGATCGGAACCGCTGGCCATGTCGATCATGGGAAGACTACGTTAATCCAGGCCTTGACCGGAATTGACACAGATCGGCTGCCCGAAGAGAAAAGGCGCGGGCTCACGATCGACATCGGGTTCGCTTACATCGACCTGCCCGAAGTAGGCCGCGTGTCGATCGTCGATGTTCCGGGCCACGAGCGGTTTCTAACGAACATGCTGGTCGGCGCTTTGGGCATAGACGTAGCGCTGCTTTGCGTAGCGGCAGACGAATCGGTCATGCCGCAGACGGTCGAACACTTTCAGATTCTTGAGCTTCTGCCGGTTCAAAGGCTGGTCGTCGCAGTTACCAGGGCGGACCTCGCCGACAGCGACATGATCGATTTCACGAGCGAGGAGGTGGCGGAGCTGTTGGCGCCGACTCGCTTCAAAGACTCTCCGATCATCCCCGTCTCGGCAAAAGAGGGCAGCGGCCTTGACGAGCTTCGCCAGGAGCTGGCGAGGGCGTTCAAATCGGCTCCTGAAGCGGCGGCCGCGTCTTGGTACTTGCCGATCGACCGGGTCTTTACGGTGAAAGGTCACGGAGCCGTCGTCACGGGCACGCTGGCTCAGGGGAACGTTGAGACCGGCGCGAGAGCCGTCGTGATACCCGGCGATCTGCATGCACGGATTCGCTCAATTCACAGTCATGACGAGTCGTTGGAAGTCGGCAATCGGGGGAGCCGGACGGCGCTGAACCTCAGCGGCGTCAAGGCGGAGGATCTGCACCGCGGCCAAGCGGTCGGATCGCCGGGGGTACTGTTCGAAACTGAGCTGTTCGACGCTAATGTTCGATGGCTCAACCCTCCGCGTCATAGCGAACGAGTTCGTGTTTCGATCGGTGCGGACGAGGTAATTGCCCGCGCGTTCCTGAACGACTACGAATCCGACCTCGTCCAGCTGCGCTGTGAAAGGCCTGTCGCCGCAGCCAAGGGCCAGCCGTTGATCATCAGGAAATACAGTCCACCACGGCTGCTTGGCGGCGGCACGGTCACTGTGCCAGAGGCGGTGCTCAGGAGGAAGAGCGCGCAAATCGAAACTGTGGATGAGGGCCTTGACGAAGCAGAGGCGATCATCACGCTGGTCGGGAGGGCGCCGCACGGACTGGACACTGCGGACGTGTGCCGGTTGGTCGGCAAGTCGCAACAGGCGCTCGGCGGCGTGTTCGAAAAGCTCAAGGAAGAAGGGAAGCTCGTGGGCTTCGCCGGCTTATGGTTCGTTCCAGATCGATTCAGCGAATCTGTCTCGCTGTTCCTCAATGCCTTGAGATCGATTCACGAGCGCGAACCGACGAAGCTCAATCACTCTCGCGAACTGGCAGTGAAGAGCGCTGGCCTGCCGTGGTTGGGCAAGCCGCTAGATCGGATCATCGCGCACCTAGCGGCCCGCGGCGACTTGCGCGTCGCTGGAACGAACGTCGCGTTGGCGGCGTTCGAGGTGAAGCTGTCAGATCGTCAGGCGGCGCTGCTTGCTCGGGTAGCGCAGGAGCTAGAGGGTGCCGGCGTCTCCGTTCCGAACGCCCGCGCGATCGCAGAGTCGCTCGTTGTGCCGGTCCAGGCAGTCGAGCAGATCATCGGTGTCGGCCTCGAAGCCGGAGAACTCGTGCGGGTCGGCGACGGCCTCTTCTACACAAAGCGCCAGATTCAGCAGGTGACAGAAAAAGTGAGGGAGAACTTTGCCGACAAGAAGTTCACGGCGTCCGAGTTCCGTGGGATGCTCGGCACATCGCGCAAGTACGCGATACCGCTTCTGGAGTTCTTGGATGCCCGAGGGGTGACGAAGCGGTTTGGCGATACCCGGGTCGTGAACTAG
- a CDS encoding isoaspartyl peptidase/L-asparaginase, which yields MAIMLATWERPGEVAIRAAADARAEGATVIRCLERGLVVAEDDPELVAIGRGARPNCDGDIELDAGIMDGRDLNCGAVCALRGILPAITVARLVMEKTRHNMIAGEQARRFAIENGFAPQNLMTPKSIEDYEGYLADPARAEQYIHTVDEIPPDTITMVGVEDGRFSAASSTSGLGYKIPGRVGDSPIIGAGIYADDEVGAAGATGWGEELWKHCVSVRVIDAMRAGMSAQTACESVMREMVRRRPETGDRHCVVFALAKDGSHGAGVIGKKFDLWQYRDGDISMQSYQPLEL from the coding sequence ATGGCGATTATGCTTGCCACGTGGGAGCGGCCGGGTGAAGTTGCGATCCGTGCCGCTGCAGATGCAAGAGCTGAGGGCGCGACAGTCATTCGGTGCCTCGAGCGGGGACTCGTGGTCGCGGAGGACGATCCTGAGCTGGTTGCGATCGGGCGCGGAGCGAGGCCAAACTGTGATGGCGACATCGAGCTGGACGCCGGCATCATGGATGGGCGCGACCTGAATTGCGGGGCGGTGTGTGCGCTCCGTGGAATCCTCCCGGCGATCACCGTTGCCCGACTCGTGATGGAGAAAACCCGGCACAACATGATCGCTGGCGAACAGGCTCGGCGATTCGCAATTGAAAACGGGTTCGCTCCACAGAACCTGATGACGCCGAAATCGATCGAGGATTACGAGGGCTACCTCGCGGACCCGGCGAGAGCTGAGCAGTACATTCACACGGTCGACGAGATTCCGCCTGATACGATAACGATGGTCGGCGTCGAGGACGGGAGGTTCAGCGCGGCTAGCTCCACAAGCGGGTTGGGCTACAAGATCCCCGGTCGGGTGGGCGACTCTCCGATCATTGGAGCCGGCATCTACGCCGACGACGAGGTCGGCGCCGCCGGGGCGACCGGTTGGGGCGAGGAACTCTGGAAGCACTGCGTTTCGGTTCGCGTCATCGACGCGATGCGCGCTGGCATGTCGGCGCAGACAGCCTGCGAATCCGTGATGCGCGAGATGGTCCGACGCAGGCCAGAGACCGGTGATCGGCACTGCGTCGTGTTTGCGCTCGCGAAGGACGGGAGCCACGGAGCCGGGGTAATCGGCAAGAAATTTGATCTTTGGCAATACCGCGACGGCGATATCAGTATGCAAAGCTATCAGCCGTTGGAACTTTAA
- a CDS encoding UvrD-helicase domain-containing protein: MSGFQATREQKEASRSTEQRYTVRAAAGSGKTSVLVERYMVCVLELGYKPNQILTITFTRKAAAEMKRRIVRSLQDLDRFADAQVAETGPIQTIHSFCERTLRENALAAGIDPQFDVIGETQTGSLIERSVRWTLQGSLADYPEAQALVGWLAGKEAYDASPMLARSIKQVLSSLRGAGWTTEALQSMYGNVPATTQRWMEAFMNDLPSEVAKAVAQCDPEGLGESLVAAFKEAGLRKPSWLTARAIPFDEAAAEQTCGLMQLALLSWEWLESHMAEAQQFDFNMLEDLAVQLLKSDEMVKERLRKQYPVVLVDEAQDVNPQQFHLLSALSPELEMFVGDPQQSIFGFRQADRRLMIKRTEELPTLPLTINHRSDPGILRFVDAIFGSLWKGDYYPMSAGGLEDRAPAELFGADTPINYQGVEFWPQAGPDRFGTAKCIASLIEDGHRPGEIAVLIQQHATAAQISEELRRLGVPTRLLGASERFYTRLEVRDIANALDSLTNPRSDYALLALLRSPFVGLSLDSVVMLSAKRPVINSLKDFVPPIEEDTDKIARFLDWYLPLSEYADRIPAWEVLGKVMRQTEYMEVIARRHNAHQTLANIRKLMRLATESPELGPSEFADQIREIQELRHRESDAPALDQDSEAVTLMTIHQAKGVEFDVVVLPETHKRLRRRPQDIMIDASPGLVHAMFGRSESLVSRWLRDRLSSSAHAESLRVLYVAMTRAKKKLCIVVSRSPNEENIAGLICSRTRFNENVPMGVHVREVPSDS, encoded by the coding sequence ATGAGCGGCTTCCAAGCAACGCGCGAGCAGAAGGAGGCGTCGCGCTCCACGGAGCAGCGGTACACCGTTCGGGCTGCGGCAGGCTCGGGCAAAACGTCGGTGCTCGTCGAAAGGTACATGGTGTGCGTCTTGGAGCTCGGTTATAAGCCGAATCAGATTCTCACGATCACCTTCACGCGAAAAGCCGCCGCCGAGATGAAGAGGCGTATCGTCAGGTCGCTCCAAGACTTAGATCGGTTCGCGGATGCGCAAGTCGCCGAGACCGGGCCGATACAGACGATTCACAGCTTCTGCGAGAGGACGCTTCGCGAGAACGCGCTCGCGGCAGGAATCGATCCTCAGTTCGACGTCATCGGCGAAACACAAACGGGTTCTTTGATCGAGCGCTCGGTTCGGTGGACGTTGCAGGGCTCGCTCGCTGATTACCCGGAAGCGCAGGCTCTAGTCGGCTGGCTTGCAGGCAAAGAGGCGTACGACGCATCCCCCATGCTTGCTCGGTCGATCAAGCAAGTCCTGAGTTCGTTGCGGGGGGCTGGCTGGACGACCGAGGCGCTTCAGAGCATGTACGGCAACGTCCCAGCGACGACGCAGCGCTGGATGGAAGCGTTCATGAACGATTTGCCTTCTGAGGTGGCAAAAGCCGTGGCCCAATGCGATCCGGAAGGACTCGGAGAGTCGTTAGTAGCCGCGTTCAAAGAAGCAGGTTTGAGAAAGCCGTCTTGGCTGACGGCGCGCGCCATCCCGTTTGATGAGGCAGCCGCAGAGCAAACCTGTGGACTGATGCAGCTTGCTCTGCTCTCTTGGGAGTGGCTGGAATCGCATATGGCCGAGGCCCAGCAGTTCGACTTCAACATGCTCGAAGACCTGGCGGTGCAACTGCTGAAGAGCGATGAGATGGTCAAGGAGCGACTTCGCAAACAGTACCCGGTCGTGCTCGTTGACGAAGCGCAGGACGTTAATCCGCAGCAGTTCCATCTTCTTTCGGCGCTTTCACCGGAACTGGAGATGTTCGTTGGCGACCCTCAGCAGTCGATCTTCGGTTTTCGTCAAGCTGATCGGAGGCTGATGATCAAGCGAACAGAGGAGCTGCCGACGCTGCCGCTGACGATCAATCACCGCAGCGACCCCGGGATTCTTCGCTTCGTAGATGCGATCTTCGGAAGCCTTTGGAAGGGCGATTACTACCCTATGTCCGCCGGCGGCCTCGAGGACCGCGCGCCAGCCGAACTGTTCGGCGCCGACACGCCGATCAACTATCAGGGCGTCGAGTTTTGGCCACAGGCAGGACCCGATCGGTTTGGCACGGCCAAATGCATCGCCAGCTTGATCGAAGACGGGCACAGACCCGGGGAAATAGCGGTCTTGATCCAGCAGCATGCGACGGCAGCCCAGATTTCTGAGGAGTTAAGAAGACTGGGAGTGCCAACGCGGCTGCTCGGCGCGTCAGAGCGGTTCTACACGAGGCTTGAGGTGAGGGACATCGCCAACGCACTCGACTCGCTCACGAACCCACGCTCCGACTACGCGCTGCTCGCGCTGCTGCGAAGCCCGTTCGTCGGCCTGAGTTTGGACTCGGTCGTCATGCTGAGCGCGAAGCGACCGGTGATCAATTCCTTGAAAGATTTTGTTCCGCCGATCGAAGAGGACACGGATAAGATCGCGCGGTTCCTCGACTGGTACCTCCCGCTATCGGAGTATGCCGACAGGATTCCGGCGTGGGAAGTGCTGGGCAAAGTCATGCGACAGACTGAGTACATGGAGGTGATCGCTCGCCGCCACAACGCGCACCAGACCCTCGCCAACATCCGAAAGCTCATGCGTCTGGCGACCGAAAGTCCAGAGTTAGGGCCGAGCGAATTCGCCGATCAGATTCGCGAGATACAAGAGTTGCGACACCGCGAGAGCGATGCGCCAGCTCTAGACCAGGACTCTGAAGCCGTGACGCTGATGACGATACATCAGGCGAAAGGAGTAGAGTTCGACGTCGTCGTTCTGCCGGAGACGCACAAGAGACTAAGGCGCAGGCCGCAAGACATCATGATCGACGCCAGCCCCGGCCTCGTGCACGCGATGTTCGGCAGGAGCGAATCGCTGGTCTCGCGATGGCTGAGAGATCGCCTATCTTCGAGCGCGCACGCAGAGAGCCTTCGGGTCCTCTACGTCGCGATGACGCGCGCCAAGAAGAAGCTGTGCATCGTGGTGAGCCGCAGCCCGAACGAGGAGAACATCGCCGGCCTCATCTGTAGCCGAACTCGGTTCAACGAGAACGTACCGATGGGCGTGCACGTCCGTGAGGTTCCGTCCGACTCGTAG
- a CDS encoding beta-ureidopropionase — MSFKVASVQFRPDMGRIADNVERMAAIVAQAVQEEGAELVCFPETAISGYYVEGAASENALAADEVLSLFSERLSGLKRPVDVLVGFYEKSVGQPHNSAAYLEIGSRVVGVYRKFFLPTYTVFDEERFVTRGTELGLFDTRLGKVGVLICEDVWHSVLSSVLALKGAEIICAPIASPARGFQGSEPSNVERYERMARAISEEHGVFTITSMLTGFEGGKGLVGGSVIFDPFGERLAKGDILDDHMVVAEIDLSKIAQARSKAPLLDDLRESWETIMNLSKD, encoded by the coding sequence ATGAGCTTCAAGGTCGCGTCAGTACAGTTTCGCCCGGACATGGGGCGTATCGCTGACAACGTTGAGCGCATGGCGGCGATCGTCGCGCAGGCTGTGCAGGAAGAGGGTGCTGAACTCGTCTGCTTTCCAGAAACGGCGATCAGCGGGTACTACGTCGAGGGCGCGGCAAGCGAAAACGCCTTGGCCGCCGACGAAGTGTTGTCGCTGTTCTCCGAGCGGCTTTCTGGGCTCAAGCGACCCGTCGATGTGCTGGTCGGGTTTTATGAAAAGTCGGTTGGGCAGCCGCACAACTCCGCGGCGTATCTGGAGATCGGTTCGCGAGTTGTCGGCGTTTATCGAAAGTTCTTCCTGCCGACGTACACCGTGTTCGACGAGGAGCGGTTTGTCACACGCGGCACTGAGCTTGGGCTGTTCGACACGCGGCTAGGAAAGGTCGGGGTCTTGATCTGCGAAGACGTGTGGCACTCCGTTCTCAGCAGTGTGCTAGCCCTCAAAGGTGCGGAGATCATCTGCGCGCCGATAGCGTCTCCCGCCAGAGGTTTCCAGGGATCTGAGCCATCAAACGTTGAGCGGTACGAACGCATGGCTCGCGCGATCAGCGAAGAGCACGGGGTGTTCACGATCACGTCGATGTTGACCGGCTTCGAGGGCGGCAAGGGCTTGGTCGGCGGAAGCGTGATCTTCGATCCGTTCGGCGAGCGGCTGGCGAAGGGCGACATCCTAGACGACCACATGGTCGTCGCCGAAATCGATCTGTCCAAGATCGCGCAGGCACGGTCAAAGGCGCCTTTGCTGGACGACCTGAGGGAGAGTTGGGAGACGATCATGAATCTCTCGAAGGATTAG
- a CDS encoding YcxB family protein, producing MSIDYTDKTLVAQIEKYEFSESEHVTYAWHLQRRRSLIIVLVVEVITFFVLKYSFQANALTIVVALIAYALLLAAIYYVTIRLYVRKARSQPAEMTGSVTIFEDGIRSNVNDSEGWMPWTSFIGYRMLPFGIALQMNPVLGFILSKRVFKSDEDWSKTFKLVERKLKLIK from the coding sequence ATGAGCATCGACTACACTGACAAGACGCTCGTGGCGCAGATTGAAAAGTACGAATTCAGCGAAAGCGAGCATGTGACGTATGCCTGGCATCTGCAGCGACGACGCTCCTTAATTATCGTTCTCGTCGTAGAGGTGATCACTTTTTTCGTTCTGAAATATAGCTTTCAGGCGAACGCGCTGACAATCGTGGTCGCCTTGATCGCTTATGCGTTGCTCCTAGCTGCCATTTATTACGTGACGATTCGGCTTTACGTTAGAAAGGCGCGAAGCCAGCCTGCCGAAATGACCGGCTCGGTGACGATTTTCGAAGACGGCATCAGATCGAACGTCAATGATTCGGAAGGTTGGATGCCGTGGACTTCATTCATCGGATACCGAATGTTGCCCTTTGGTATCGCTTTGCAAATGAACCCGGTGCTCGGCTTCATTCTCTCCAAGCGTGTCTTCAAGTCCGATGAAGATTGGTCGAAGACCTTTAAACTGGTAGAGCGCAAGCTAAAGCTAATAAAATAG
- the rplA gene encoding 50S ribosomal protein L1, which translates to MARKTKRKNKTSQRFAEIDKQVDPLKYYTLNEAIDLVKKTATAKFKESVDMAVRLGIDAKKSEQNVRGITNLPHGTGKKTNVAVLANGEDIKIAEEAGADTVGDDDLIKKIQGGWKAFDVMVATAAMAPQIGKIGKFLGPKTPNKRNGTVTTDIAKTVKEIKAATRAEYRIDKAGVIHMGIGKTEYSADQIRENFNTVLDAINRARPSSTKGKFIVSITLSSTMGPGVKVDSVLAVKGAGG; encoded by the coding sequence ATGGCAAGAAAAACGAAAAGAAAGAACAAGACCTCTCAGCGCTTTGCTGAGATCGACAAACAGGTCGATCCGCTCAAGTACTACACCCTCAACGAGGCGATCGACCTCGTCAAGAAGACCGCAACCGCAAAGTTCAAAGAAAGCGTCGACATGGCCGTTCGACTGGGCATCGACGCCAAGAAGAGCGAGCAGAACGTGCGCGGAATCACGAACCTCCCGCACGGCACGGGCAAGAAGACTAACGTCGCGGTGCTCGCAAACGGCGAAGACATCAAGATCGCCGAGGAAGCCGGCGCAGACACGGTGGGCGACGACGACCTGATCAAGAAGATTCAAGGCGGTTGGAAGGCGTTCGACGTCATGGTCGCGACTGCCGCGATGGCGCCGCAGATCGGCAAGATCGGAAAGTTCCTCGGCCCGAAGACGCCGAACAAGCGCAACGGCACGGTGACCACGGATATTGCGAAAACGGTCAAGGAGATCAAAGCCGCGACGCGCGCCGAATACCGGATCGACAAAGCCGGCGTCATCCACATGGGTATCGGAAAGACCGAGTACTCGGCTGACCAGATCCGCGAGAACTTCAACACCGTGCTGGACGCGATCAACAGAGCCCGGCCGTCCTCGACCAAGGGCAAGTTCATCGTCTCCATCACGCTCAGCAGCACGATGGGGCCGGGCGTCAAGGTTGACTCGGTTCTCGCGGTGAAGGGCGCTGGCGGCTAA
- a CDS encoding PDZ domain-containing protein: MILTTLLASAILAPQQKIDFADAWTRTRRAIQTRYYAREARGDEMKALLDKYEPLAKRAVTKAEFSSAVVQMIVEFGDSHFDFLTDADQGFYAIGALIGGDHELDMPHVGAWFVERDGRQVISMVLEGSPAANAGLLPGDSIESVNGSPFHPIKSLMPLVDEEAEFEIILRSGRRKTVTMNVLEDEGMGLFYDATRASKEILEHDEKTFGYIHLWTMAEKRFKTTLHGFINGRARNTDGFILDLRDGFGGRPEEYADPFFRPGINIEMRIGSGGLVTAFGYSKPLVVIIDKGSRSAKEVLAYILKKSGRATLVGERTGGNVLGTSPFWIGDWAVLEIPMIDVIVDGIRLEGVGVEPHVAVIDEFDADGNDLFLARALEILSAQTEAPGLVELRAAG, translated from the coding sequence ATGATCCTCACAACCCTACTCGCATCGGCGATCTTAGCGCCTCAGCAGAAGATCGACTTCGCCGACGCTTGGACTCGTACTAGACGAGCGATTCAGACTCGCTACTACGCGCGAGAGGCCCGCGGTGACGAGATGAAAGCCCTTTTGGACAAGTACGAGCCCCTTGCCAAGCGAGCCGTGACCAAAGCCGAGTTCTCAAGCGCCGTCGTTCAGATGATCGTGGAGTTCGGCGACTCGCACTTCGACTTCCTCACCGACGCGGATCAAGGGTTCTACGCTATCGGAGCGCTAATTGGCGGCGATCACGAACTGGACATGCCACACGTCGGAGCGTGGTTCGTCGAGCGGGACGGTCGCCAGGTCATCAGCATGGTGCTGGAGGGATCTCCCGCCGCGAATGCCGGGCTTCTTCCCGGCGATTCGATCGAGTCGGTCAACGGCAGTCCCTTCCACCCGATCAAGTCTTTGATGCCGCTGGTGGACGAGGAGGCGGAGTTCGAGATCATACTGCGCTCCGGACGACGAAAAACCGTCACGATGAACGTGCTGGAAGACGAAGGCATGGGTTTGTTCTATGACGCAACGCGCGCCAGCAAAGAGATCTTAGAGCATGACGAAAAGACGTTCGGCTATATCCATCTCTGGACGATGGCAGAGAAACGTTTCAAGACGACTTTGCACGGCTTTATCAACGGTCGCGCGAGGAATACCGACGGCTTCATCCTCGACCTTAGAGACGGGTTTGGCGGCCGACCGGAAGAGTACGCTGACCCGTTCTTCCGACCAGGGATCAACATTGAGATGAGGATCGGGAGCGGTGGGTTAGTCACAGCGTTCGGCTACTCGAAGCCGCTTGTCGTGATCATCGACAAGGGCTCGCGCAGCGCCAAGGAAGTGCTCGCATATATCCTGAAGAAATCTGGCCGGGCGACGTTGGTCGGTGAGCGCACGGGCGGCAACGTGCTCGGCACATCGCCGTTCTGGATCGGCGACTGGGCGGTTCTCGAAATCCCGATGATCGATGTCATCGTGGATGGAATTAGGCTCGAAGGCGTGGGCGTCGAGCCTCACGTCGCCGTGATCGACGAGTTCGACGCCGATGGGAACGACCTGTTCCTGGCGCGGGCATTGGAGATCTTGAGCGCTCAGACTGAGGCCCCTGGTCTAGTCGAGTTGAGAGCCGCTGGGTAA
- a CDS encoding saccharopine dehydrogenase NADP-binding domain-containing protein — protein sequence MTNTFAILGSGMQGTAAAYDLATFAQTDRILVGDVDLRQAESCANRVNELLGKSICEAHEVNAMDAAELADFLKEVDVVVSCVPYWMHPRIAEVAIDTMTDMVDMGGNTDITMKTLDLDERAKEADISLVPDTGLAPGLVNNIGLYMVENLDECDSVKLYCGVLPQNPQPPFNYKLTFNMEGLVTEYDYKAVVLRDGEIEMVETLSEVETLYIEQLGEMEAFVTSGGASTAPYTLQGKTHSYEYKTIRFPGHCKLMRIFKDFGFWSEEKIDVRGAEVVPKDVFNAVFGPQLAKYVDKDQCAVRGIGAGVKDGRETTIQIDIFDMECEETGFTSMERLTGFSTSIIAQEVAQGRVAKGAVRYEDAMTGTAFLSQLARRNIDIQIKMTHELSPTGM from the coding sequence ATGACCAACACGTTTGCGATTCTCGGCTCTGGCATGCAGGGCACGGCCGCTGCCTACGACCTCGCGACATTTGCGCAGACCGACCGGATACTGGTTGGTGACGTTGACCTTCGACAGGCAGAGTCGTGCGCCAATCGCGTCAACGAACTGCTCGGCAAGTCGATCTGCGAAGCACACGAAGTGAACGCGATGGACGCTGCCGAGCTGGCCGACTTCTTGAAGGAGGTGGACGTCGTGGTCAGCTGCGTGCCGTACTGGATGCACCCCAGGATCGCCGAAGTCGCGATCGACACGATGACCGACATGGTCGATATGGGCGGCAACACGGACATCACGATGAAGACGCTCGATCTGGACGAGCGGGCGAAGGAGGCCGATATCTCCTTGGTGCCAGATACCGGGCTCGCGCCGGGGCTGGTCAACAACATCGGACTGTACATGGTTGAGAACCTAGACGAGTGCGATAGCGTGAAACTGTACTGCGGGGTATTGCCGCAGAACCCGCAACCTCCGTTCAACTACAAGCTGACGTTCAACATGGAGGGGCTGGTCACAGAGTACGATTACAAAGCGGTCGTCTTGCGCGACGGTGAAATCGAGATGGTCGAAACGCTCTCCGAGGTCGAGACGCTGTACATCGAGCAGCTCGGCGAGATGGAGGCGTTCGTGACATCTGGCGGCGCGTCTACTGCGCCTTACACGCTACAGGGAAAGACGCACAGCTACGAGTACAAGACGATTCGGTTCCCCGGCCACTGCAAGCTGATGAGGATCTTCAAGGACTTCGGCTTTTGGAGCGAGGAGAAGATCGACGTGCGCGGTGCAGAGGTCGTTCCGAAGGACGTTTTCAACGCAGTGTTCGGCCCGCAGCTCGCAAAGTACGTCGACAAGGATCAGTGCGCGGTCCGCGGAATTGGGGCCGGTGTGAAAGACGGAAGGGAGACCACGATTCAGATCGACATCTTCGACATGGAGTGCGAGGAAACAGGATTCACGTCGATGGAGCGGCTGACCGGCTTCTCGACCTCGATCATCGCGCAAGAAGTCGCGCAGGGGCGGGTGGCCAAGGGGGCGGTGCGTTATGAAGACGCGATGACCGGGACGGCCTTTCTGTCGCAGCTCGCCAGACGGAACATCGACATCCAGATCAAGATGACGCACGAGCTGAGCCCGACGGGGATGTAG